A region from the uncultured Draconibacterium sp. genome encodes:
- a CDS encoding amino acid carrier protein: MNKLNDILSLIDGHIGGSQWFVFLLLGTGIFFTVYLKFPQFRYLKHSLRIVRGKFDKEGDEGDTSHFQALTTALSGTVGTGNIAGVALAIHLGGPAALFWMLITAAVGMTTKFVEVTLSHKYREKAADGSIAGGPMYFMKNRLNITIGDNVIKTGTFLGGLFAVATILSSFGTGSLPQINSISNSLFETFGINHMLTGGVLAVLLGLVIIGGIKRIAKVTSRLVPLMAIIYFLGALAVILFNYENIIPSISAIVGDVFTGTAAMGGFLGGSIAFAFNRGVNRGLFSNEAGQGSAPIAHAAARAHEPVSEGLVALLEPFIDTIIICTLTGLVLLSSGVWTEKHENKFQDADLVILEGSYSDQNETDRKKLFNYLAGEEELKTFNGKLTVVNGVIQNQPTFFHARSVAEEVKIFVNNQPYNGDITVKNGKLGKQNGLTISGKSLMHSAPLTTIAFTRSWFGESGKYIVSIGLLMFAFSTAISWSYYGGRAVTYLVGVKGVVWYRLIYVIGFFLASFTDTTIVWTLSGITIALMTIPNLIGILFLSKEMKGEVKLFWEEYARRFPGEKVPKG; the protein is encoded by the coding sequence TCAATGGTTCGTTTTTTTACTGCTCGGAACCGGAATTTTCTTTACCGTCTATTTAAAATTTCCCCAGTTTAGGTACCTGAAACACTCGTTGCGCATTGTTCGGGGGAAATTCGACAAGGAAGGAGATGAAGGCGACACATCACATTTTCAGGCATTAACGACTGCACTTTCGGGCACCGTTGGAACGGGCAACATTGCAGGTGTAGCCCTTGCCATTCATCTAGGTGGACCGGCTGCTCTTTTTTGGATGCTGATAACCGCTGCTGTTGGTATGACCACAAAATTTGTTGAAGTTACCTTATCGCATAAATACCGCGAAAAAGCAGCCGATGGTTCAATTGCCGGTGGCCCCATGTATTTCATGAAAAACAGGCTGAACATAACCATTGGCGACAATGTAATAAAAACCGGTACTTTTTTGGGGGGATTATTTGCAGTGGCCACCATTCTTTCATCCTTTGGCACCGGAAGCCTGCCACAAATAAACAGTATTTCCAATTCGCTTTTCGAAACTTTTGGAATAAACCACATGCTTACCGGTGGTGTTTTGGCCGTGCTGCTTGGGCTGGTTATTATTGGAGGTATTAAACGAATTGCAAAAGTTACCTCGCGCCTGGTACCTTTAATGGCCATTATTTATTTTCTCGGAGCATTGGCAGTAATTCTTTTCAACTACGAAAATATAATCCCATCAATAAGCGCAATTGTAGGCGACGTGTTTACCGGAACTGCTGCCATGGGTGGCTTTTTAGGTGGCAGTATTGCCTTTGCTTTTAACCGGGGGGTAAACCGCGGACTGTTCTCGAACGAAGCCGGACAAGGGTCGGCACCAATTGCACACGCCGCTGCCCGCGCTCACGAACCGGTTTCTGAAGGTTTGGTAGCCTTGCTTGAGCCATTTATCGACACCATAATAATCTGTACTTTAACAGGTTTGGTTTTGCTTTCTTCCGGTGTGTGGACAGAAAAACACGAAAATAAATTCCAGGATGCCGACCTGGTAATTCTTGAAGGAAGTTATTCCGATCAAAACGAAACGGACAGAAAAAAACTGTTTAATTACCTGGCCGGAGAAGAGGAACTGAAAACCTTTAACGGCAAACTAACCGTTGTTAACGGAGTAATTCAAAATCAACCCACGTTTTTTCATGCCCGTTCTGTAGCCGAAGAGGTGAAAATTTTTGTGAACAACCAGCCGTACAATGGAGATATCACTGTTAAAAACGGAAAACTTGGCAAACAAAACGGACTTACAATCTCCGGTAAATCATTAATGCACAGTGCACCACTTACCACCATTGCTTTCACCCGCAGTTGGTTTGGAGAATCGGGCAAGTACATCGTTTCCATTGGCCTGCTTATGTTTGCCTTTTCTACTGCAATAAGCTGGTCGTACTATGGCGGACGAGCAGTTACCTATTTGGTAGGCGTGAAAGGAGTGGTTTGGTACAGGCTCATTTATGTTATTGGCTTCTTTCTGGCCTCATTTACCGACACTACGATTGTTTGGACACTTTCAGGTATCACCATCGCCTTAATGACCATCCCGAACCTCATCGGAATCCTTTTCCTTTCAAAAGAAATGAAAGGCGAGGTAAAACTATTTTGGGAAGAATACGCCAGGCGTTTCCCCGGTGAAAAGGTGCCAAAAGGTTAA
- a CDS encoding sialidase family protein — MKKVAFLITCVAILLIGCQQQAKNYDISAQLLAEYHIFDTTQYAQCHASSIIETNEGLLLSFFGGPYERHPNVSIYTSVFENNNWSKPQMVADGKTDTIRYPTWNPVLFRNNDTLITLYYKAGPSPNDWWGLFMNSDNEGITWTKPQELPKGILGPIRNKPVRLPSGVILSPSSTEPNHELWKSHVERSTDNGLSWQKINIPSPDSVKVIQPTLLLYPNNRIQALLRSNQNVIMESWSEDEGLTWSEVQATTIRHPNSGIDATSLFSGAKLLVNNPMKSGKSWEAGRNQLDLYFSADGKEWKSILQLENETEGEFSYPCIIQSRDGLIHISYTYNRTKIKHLVLRLSKHALSSSPSPHQSN, encoded by the coding sequence ATGAAAAAAGTTGCATTTCTAATTACCTGTGTTGCAATACTACTAATCGGGTGCCAACAACAAGCAAAAAATTATGACATCAGTGCTCAACTGTTGGCCGAGTATCATATTTTCGATACCACGCAATATGCCCAATGCCATGCCTCTTCGATAATTGAAACCAACGAAGGTTTACTTTTGTCATTTTTTGGAGGCCCGTACGAGCGTCACCCCAACGTGAGCATTTATACCTCGGTATTTGAGAACAATAACTGGAGCAAGCCGCAAATGGTGGCTGATGGGAAAACAGATACCATAAGATACCCAACCTGGAATCCGGTACTTTTTAGAAATAATGATACACTAATTACCCTTTATTACAAAGCTGGACCAAGCCCGAATGATTGGTGGGGATTGTTTATGAATTCTGATAATGAAGGAATTACATGGACAAAGCCGCAAGAATTACCAAAAGGAATTTTAGGCCCAATTCGCAATAAGCCTGTTCGTTTACCTTCGGGAGTTATTCTTAGTCCATCAAGCACCGAACCCAACCACGAACTGTGGAAATCACATGTCGAAAGGTCGACTGACAATGGTTTAAGCTGGCAAAAGATAAATATCCCATCGCCCGATTCAGTAAAAGTTATACAGCCAACCTTATTGCTTTACCCCAATAATCGTATTCAGGCCTTGCTTCGCAGTAATCAAAATGTAATAATGGAAAGCTGGTCGGAAGATGAAGGATTGACCTGGTCGGAAGTGCAGGCAACAACCATCAGGCATCCGAATTCGGGCATTGATGCAACAAGTTTATTTTCAGGAGCAAAATTATTGGTTAATAATCCGATGAAAAGTGGCAAATCGTGGGAAGCAGGAAGAAACCAGCTTGACTTGTATTTTTCTGCAGATGGAAAGGAGTGGAAAAGTATTCTGCAGTTGGAAAATGAAACGGAGGGAGAATTTAGCTATCCTTGTATCATCCAAAGCCGCGATGGTTTGATACACATAAGCTACACGTATAACCGGACTAAAATTAAGCACCTCGTACTCCGACTCAGCAAGCATGCTTTGTCATCAAGTCCCAGCCCCCATCAAAGTAATTAA